Sequence from the Myxococcus virescens genome:
CGCCTCGGTGTTGGCGAGCTGCACCTCCGTCAGGAGCGTGCGGGTCCCCGGGTCCAACACCCCCGCGGTCCGCACCACGCGTCCCGGCAGCGCCCGCGCGGGCGCATCCAGCGTGGAGATCCGCGCCTCGAGCCCCGGCCGGATGTCATGGGCGAGGGACTGCGGCACGTCCACGTAGACCTTCAGCGTGTGCGTCTGCGCGAGTTCAAACAGGCTCGTCATGCCGCTGCCACTGCCCGCGGTGACCAGCGCGCCCCGGTCCACGTTGCGACGCACGATGACACCATCGAACGGCGCCACCACACGGCGATACGCGTACAACGCCTCGAGGCGCTCCACCTCCGCCTTCGCGCTCTTCAACGAGGCCTCCGCGGAGTTGGCCCGCGCCCGCGCCTCCTCCGCCACCTCATGGCTGACGTTGCCCTCTCCCGCGAGAATCTGCCCGCGCCGCGCGGACGCGCGAGCGAGCTCCAGGTTCCGCTCCATCTCATCCAAGCGCGCCCGGGCCCGGTGACACTCCGCCTGGAGCTCGGGCGCCTCGAGCTCCGCCAGCAACTGGCCCGCGCGAACCTGGTCGCCCAGGTCGACGTGGATGCGGCCCACGAAACCATTGATGCGGGCGTGCAGCGACGCGCGCTGACTGGGAAGGACCGTCCCTGGCAACGTGAGCTCCGCCTTCGGCTCGGACCGCGTCACGCGCGCGGTGGCCACGAGCGGCGGCAGACGGGCTTCCACTTCACGTCGGTCCAACGCGCGCGACCGCTCCAACCGTGGCGCCACGCCGAGCCCCAGCAGCACCAGGAGCAACGCGGCGAACCCCCAGGGCCAGCGCCCGCCTCGCGCCGTGACATCCACGCCAGGAGTCTGCTCCGTCACGCTGTCACCGAGGGCTCGAGTTCAGGGGCCGCCGCGCGGACAGCCCGCCGCGCCTGCATCAGACTGTAGACGACCGGAACGAAGAACAGGGTCGCCACCGTGGCGCCCACGAGGCCGCCAATGACGGCGCAGCCGAGCGCGGCGTTCTGCTCGCCGCCCTCGCCCAGGTTCAGGGACATGGGGAGCATGCCCAGGCCCATGGCCAGCGCCGTCATCAACACGGGGCGCACCCGCACCCGCCCCGCTTCGAGCGCCGCCTCCGCCGCGCTCGCGCCGAGCGCGAGCTGCTCGTTGGCGAAGGACACCACCAGCACGGAGTTCGCCGTGGCCACGCCCACGCTCATGATGGCGCCCATCAACGAGGGAATGCTGAACGGCGTCTGCGTGGCGAACAGCGAAACCACCATGCCCACCACCGCCCCGGGCAGCGCGGTGATGATGATGAAGGGGTCCAGCCAGGACTGGAAGTTGACCACCATCAGCGCATAGACGAGCACCGCCGCGAACAGCAGGCCCAACAGCAGCCGGTCGAAGCTGGTGCGCATGCTCTCCACCTGCCCACGCACCTGGATGCGCGAGCCCGGCGGCAGCTCCTCTCGGTAGCGGTCGACGATCCGCTCCAGCCGCGACGCCACGCTGCCCAGGTCCGTGTCCTGGACGTCCGCGCGGACGTTGAAGGTGGGCTGGATGTCCACGTGGGTGACGAAGACGGGCGTCCACTCACGCTGCACCCGGGTGAGGTCGCCCAGGAGCTGAGGCCCCTCCCGGGTGGGCAGCGCCATCCGCGTCAGGTCCTCCACCGAGGACACCCGCGTCTCCGGCACGCGCACCGACACCGGATAGCTGTTCCCTGTCTTCGGGTCGATCCAGAAGCTGGGGCTCACCTGCGAGCTGGATGACACGGTGAGCAGCACGTTGTTGGCCACGTCCCGCTGCGTGAGCCCCACCGCGCTGGAGCGGACCCGGTCCACCTCGAAGTGCAGCCGCGGCGCGTTCACCACCTGCGACAGGCGCACGTCCACCGCGCCGCGGACCTGCCCCAGCTCCGCCTCGAGCTTACGCGCGATGGCATAGGTGGCCTCGCGCTGGGAGCCCGACACCTGCACGTCAATGGGCGACGGCAGCCCGAAGTTGAGAATCTGCGTCACGATGTCCGCGGGCTGGAAGTAGAACGTGAGCTCCGGGAAGCGCCGCGGCAACTCCTCGCGCAGCAGCCGGACGTACGCGTCCGTCCGGACCCGGCGCTTCGGAGCCAGCGTCACGAGGACCTCCCCGTCCGCGCTGCTCACGTTGGAGGTGTCCGTCAGCGCGAGGTTGTAGCCGCCCGGCATGCCCATCATGTCAATCAGGCTCACCCGGTCCTCGGCGGGGATGAGCTCGCGCACGGCGTCCTCCACGAGCGACAGGTACCGCTCCGTCTCCTCGATGCGCGTCCCCGGCGGCGCCACGACGTGAAGGCGGAGCTGGCCCGCGTCCACGGTGGGAAAGAAGTCCCGGCCCACGAAGGGCATCAACCCCACTGCCGCCAACACCGCGAGCAGGAAGAAAACCAGCACGCGGCGCGGCCGGGCCAGGGCCCCCTGGAGCGCCCTCACGTACCGCGCCCGGAAGCGCTCGAAGCCCTCCTCGAACCGGTGGTGCAGTCGCGCCAGCCAGCCCCTCTGGGGCTGTCCGTGCCGCTGGACCTCCGCGCGCAGCAGGAACTGCACGAGCGTGGGCACCAGCGTGCGCGAGAGCAGATACGAGGCCATCACGGAGAGCCCCACCGCCAGGCCCATGGGCAGGAACAGGTACCGGGCCGGCCCCTCCAGGAAGAGCACCGAGACGAAGACGATGCCAATGGAGAGCGAGGCGACGAAGGCGGGCACGGCGATCTGCTCCGCGCCATCCAGGATGGCCTGGGTGAGCGGCTTCCCCATGGCCAGGTTGCGGTGGATGTTCTCTATCTCCACCGTGGCGTCATCCACGAGGATGCCCACCGCGAGCGCCAGCCCGCCCAGCGTCATCGAGTCGAGCGTGTACCCGAGGCCCCGCAACACCAGGATGGCCGCGAGCACCGACAAGGGAATGGAGATGGCGATGATGAGCGTGCTCCGCCAGCTCCCCAGGAACAGGAGGATCATCGTCGCCGTCAGCAGCGCGGCGATGACCCCTTCCACCAGGAGCCCGTGGATGGCGGTCGTCACGAAGGAGGACTGGTCCGCCAGCAACCGCACCGACAACCCCTCCGGCGCGGCGGCCTGGATGGTGGGCAGCAGCTCGCGCACGCGGCGGGCGACCTCCAACGTCGAGGCGTCCCCCGTCTTCATCACGGACAGGATGACGGAGCGCCGGCCCTCCTCCCGGGCGATGTTCGTCTGCACCGCGAAGCCGTCATGTACATGCGCCACGTCTCGGAGAAACACGACACGGCCATCGCTCCGGCGCACCGGGATGTCATTGAGCGCGGCGAGCGTCTCCGGACTGCTGTTGAGCGTCACGCGGTACTCGTGCGCGCCCATCTTGATGTTCCCCGTGGGCAGGACCAGGTTCTGCGCGGAGACCGCCGAGGCGACGTCGTGCGGCGCCAGCCCATGGGCCTCGAGGGCTTCCAGGTCCAGGTCCACGGTCATCTGACGGACCTTGCCGCCCATGAGCTGGGGAATGCGCGCGCCCCGGACCGTGCCGAGCAGGGGCCGGACGCGTTGATTCACATGGTCGTAGATTTGCGACTCGGTGAGCGTCTCGCTGCTGAACGACACCTGGAGGATGGGCACGCTGCTGGCCGAATACCGGAGGATGATGGGCGGCTGCGTCCCCGGAGGCATGCGCCGGGTGATGGATTGCGAGGACGCCGTCACCTGGGCCATGGCCTCGGCCACGTCAGCCCCGGGGTGTAGATACAACCGGGCGACCGATACACCGTCGAATGACTGGCTTTCCTGCCGGGCCAGGTTCGCCACGTTGTTCGCCAGGGAGTATTCACTGTATTGAGTAATCTGCCGCTCAATCTGCTGCGCGGGCAGCCCGTCATAGCTCCAGACGACGCTGATGACGGGGATGTCGACCTCGGGGAGGATGTCCGTGGGGGATTCGCGGATGACCTGCACACTCACGAAGACGAGCAGCAGCGCCGCCACCACGAAGGTATAGGGGCGTCGGAGCGCCAGCCGGACGATCCACATATCGCCTCCGCTCTTTGCCATGGAGCAGCAATCGAGGCAATGTCCGCAACCCTTGCTTCCGCTGGGAAGACTGGGGCAGCATGAGGGCTGAGCCGTCATGAACAACGCCGTGAAAACATCTCCCTCCGCTGGGACTGTGCTGACGCAAGCGCTGCTGAATCGCAGACAACTCCTGCAGTGGTTGGGAATCGGCGTGGTGGCCTCCAGCTGCGGCACGCTTCGTCCGCGGCTGATACCTCGCACGGAGGGAGCGGCGCCCCTCCAGCTCATCGCGCCCGACACCGCGGGGCCCCTTCCCGACGACGTGCGGGAGGTCCTGCTCGATACGGCCCGCCAGCTTTCACGCTTCGTGGGAATGGACGGTCAGCTCAACGAGGCGCTGCTGGAAGGCTATCTGCGTCTCAAATGCGAGGAGCGTCCCTCGTACCTGGCCACCTACACCCGCTTCGCGGCGGAGGTGAAGCGGCCCGAGACGCTCTCCGCGGAGTGGCTCGTGGAGCTGCCAGAGCTCCACCGCGTGAAGGTGGTGGGTGAGCTGGCCATCATGTCGCTGGTCGGCGGGGGCTTCCGGACGTTTGGCTTCGGAAACATGAACGGCCACATGGGCGGGCTCTGGCACGAGCCGCACGCGTCTGGCTCCTATCACGCCTCGGACGAACTGTAGTCAGCGCGGTCGCCGACAGGATTTGAAAACCATGAGGCTGTGTATCGTCGGAAGTGGTGTTGCCGCGGTCATCACCGCCCGCGCCGCGCTGGAGCGGGGCTACGAGGTGGTGATGCTCGAAGCCGGCCCTCGCACGCCCATGCGGGACTCGCGCCGCTGGCTGGACTTCGTCACCACGGGCGTTCGGCCCTACCACGCCTGTGAGGACTCGCAGGGTGACGCCAACTCCCGCCCCGGTGTCCAACCCGAGCGCGACCACTTCCTCATCAAGGGCAGCCGGCTCATGGCGGTGGGCGGGTCGACGCTGCACTGGAGCGGCTGGACGCCCCGCCTCCAGCCCGAGGACCTGGAGCTGCGCAAGCGCACCGGCAAGGGGAACGACTGGCCCTTCAGCTACACCCAGCTCGAGCCCTATTACAGCCAGGCCGAGTCCCTGCTGAACGTCACCGGCCCCAACGCGCCCGTGGACGGGCATCCCACGCCCTGGCGCTCACAGCCCTACAAGTGGAACAGCCCGCCGTATCCCATCGAGTCGGAGCCGGTGCGCCACGCATTGAAGGCGCTGGGCATCACCTATGACCACATTCCCATGTCGCGCAGAGGCCCCGGCGGCGAGGGTGTGGGCGGCCCGTGCATGACGTTTGGCACGTGCCGGTATTGCCCGATGGGCGCGCGCTTCGACCCCACCCTGCTGCTGGCGGACATGGAATCCCACCCGGGCTTCCGGTTGCTCGCGAGCAGCCCGGTGCTGGCCGTGCGCATGGCGGGAGCGGTGGCCCAGGGCGTCACCTACCGCACCGCCGAGGGTGAGACGGCCACGCTGGACGCGGACGCCGTGCTGGTGGCCGCGGGCGCCCTGGAGACGCCCAAGCTGCTGTGGCATTCCGGCTTCGATGAGCAGCGCCTGCCCGCGCTCGGGCGCTACCTGGTCACCCACCCGATGCTGAAGCTCGAGGGCAAGCTGGCGAAGCCCCCCCGGGAGTTCAACGGGCGCGAGGTCCCCATGCCCGCCCTCTTCTCGCGGCACTTCGACACGCCGGAGCAGCAGGCCGCCGGGAAGATGATCTTCTCCGAGTACCCGGAGGAGCCAGACCTGCAGTCATGGGTCCGCCAGGAGCAACTTGCGCCCGAGTACATCGCCTCCTTCGCCCGGGAGAGCCGGCTCAACCTCCATGGCTTCATCGAGGAGTTCCCCCAGGCGGAGAACCGCCTGCGCTTCACGGGCAAGCCGGGCGAGCGTCAGGTGGAGATTCACTACGCGGTGGACGCGGGGTTCTCCGCGCGCTGGCAGTGGATGACCGACACCTTGATGCAGGTGATGAAGACCGCGGGCTGCCGCGAGTCGGAGGTCTGGGTTTCGGGCGTGATTCGCCGGGCGGACCACTCGGTGGGCACGGCGCGCTTCGGCCTAGGACCGGACTCGGGCGTCGTGGACGGAAGGCACCTCGTCTTCGGGACGAAGAACCTGTTCGCCCTCACCAACGGCAACTTCCCGAACAACGGCGCCATCAACCCGACGCTGACGCTGACCGCCCTCTCGCTGCGCTTCGCGGACCAGGTGCTGCCGGACCTGGCGTCGACACGAACTACAGCGCGGCCTTGAGCACGGCCAACGCGACGATGGCCACGACGGCGAACACCTCGCGTCGCGCGGGCGCCTCCTGGATGAAGGCGTTGGCGAACACCAGGGAGAAGAGCGTCACCGAGTTGAGGATGGGCCAGGCGACGACGCGGTTTCCCGCCGCCAGCGCCATGACGAAGGCGACCTGATTGCCCACGGTGAAGAGGGCGCGCACCAGCAGGTTGGTGCGTGCGCGGCCGTCCACGACCAGCTCGCTCAACTGCGCCCCCAGCGTCCCCCGGGCGCCGAAGAGGAGCAGCAGCACCAGACAGGCCGCGCTCCTCCAGAACATCAAGGCGGTGCTCACCTCCAGGTTGGACGCCACGCCCGAAGGCTGGCCCTGGAAGAAGAGCTCCCCGCAGAGGCTCTGCACGAGGACGGCCACGGTGATGAAGAACGCCGGCAGCCACAGGGCGCGGCGGCTGTCCGAGCCACCTCCCGCGGCCAGCAACGAGCAGCCGGACACGGCGAGGGCGAACAGATACT
This genomic interval carries:
- a CDS encoding efflux RND transporter periplasmic adaptor subunit — its product is MTEQTPGVDVTARGGRWPWGFAALLLVLLGLGVAPRLERSRALDRREVEARLPPLVATARVTRSEPKAELTLPGTVLPSQRASLHARINGFVGRIHVDLGDQVRAGQLLAELEAPELQAECHRARARLDEMERNLELARASARRGQILAGEGNVSHEVAEEARARANSAEASLKSAKAEVERLEALYAYRRVVAPFDGVIVRRNVDRGALVTAGSGSGMTSLFELAQTHTLKVYVDVPQSLAHDIRPGLEARISTLDAPARALPGRVVRTAGVLDPGTRTLLTEVQLANTEALFAGSFVRVRLLIEREAPPMLIPASALAVRSEGPTVLVVGEANAVQQRVVVLGRDLGAHVEVMDGLSAEDRVVLSPPDTLGDGRVVRVAEGRAAR
- a CDS encoding efflux RND transporter permease subunit, coding for MAKSGGDMWIVRLALRRPYTFVVAALLLVFVSVQVIRESPTDILPEVDIPVISVVWSYDGLPAQQIERQITQYSEYSLANNVANLARQESQSFDGVSVARLYLHPGADVAEAMAQVTASSQSITRRMPPGTQPPIILRYSASSVPILQVSFSSETLTESQIYDHVNQRVRPLLGTVRGARIPQLMGGKVRQMTVDLDLEALEAHGLAPHDVASAVSAQNLVLPTGNIKMGAHEYRVTLNSSPETLAALNDIPVRRSDGRVVFLRDVAHVHDGFAVQTNIAREEGRRSVILSVMKTGDASTLEVARRVRELLPTIQAAAPEGLSVRLLADQSSFVTTAIHGLLVEGVIAALLTATMILLFLGSWRSTLIIAISIPLSVLAAILVLRGLGYTLDSMTLGGLALAVGILVDDATVEIENIHRNLAMGKPLTQAILDGAEQIAVPAFVASLSIGIVFVSVLFLEGPARYLFLPMGLAVGLSVMASYLLSRTLVPTLVQFLLRAEVQRHGQPQRGWLARLHHRFEEGFERFRARYVRALQGALARPRRVLVFFLLAVLAAVGLMPFVGRDFFPTVDAGQLRLHVVAPPGTRIEETERYLSLVEDAVRELIPAEDRVSLIDMMGMPGGYNLALTDTSNVSSADGEVLVTLAPKRRVRTDAYVRLLREELPRRFPELTFYFQPADIVTQILNFGLPSPIDVQVSGSQREATYAIARKLEAELGQVRGAVDVRLSQVVNAPRLHFEVDRVRSSAVGLTQRDVANNVLLTVSSSSQVSPSFWIDPKTGNSYPVSVRVPETRVSSVEDLTRMALPTREGPQLLGDLTRVQREWTPVFVTHVDIQPTFNVRADVQDTDLGSVASRLERIVDRYREELPPGSRIQVRGQVESMRTSFDRLLLGLLFAAVLVYALMVVNFQSWLDPFIIITALPGAVVGMVVSLFATQTPFSIPSLMGAIMSVGVATANSVLVVSFANEQLALGASAAEAALEAGRVRVRPVLMTALAMGLGMLPMSLNLGEGGEQNAALGCAVIGGLVGATVATLFFVPVVYSLMQARRAVRAAAPELEPSVTA
- a CDS encoding GMC family oxidoreductase N-terminal domain-containing protein, with amino-acid sequence MRLCIVGSGVAAVITARAALERGYEVVMLEAGPRTPMRDSRRWLDFVTTGVRPYHACEDSQGDANSRPGVQPERDHFLIKGSRLMAVGGSTLHWSGWTPRLQPEDLELRKRTGKGNDWPFSYTQLEPYYSQAESLLNVTGPNAPVDGHPTPWRSQPYKWNSPPYPIESEPVRHALKALGITYDHIPMSRRGPGGEGVGGPCMTFGTCRYCPMGARFDPTLLLADMESHPGFRLLASSPVLAVRMAGAVAQGVTYRTAEGETATLDADAVLVAAGALETPKLLWHSGFDEQRLPALGRYLVTHPMLKLEGKLAKPPREFNGREVPMPALFSRHFDTPEQQAAGKMIFSEYPEEPDLQSWVRQEQLAPEYIASFARESRLNLHGFIEEFPQAENRLRFTGKPGERQVEIHYAVDAGFSARWQWMTDTLMQVMKTAGCRESEVWVSGVIRRADHSVGTARFGLGPDSGVVDGRHLVFGTKNLFALTNGNFPNNGAINPTLTLTALSLRFADQVLPDLASTRTTARP